One stretch of Daphnia pulicaria isolate SC F1-1A chromosome 8, SC_F0-13Bv2, whole genome shotgun sequence DNA includes these proteins:
- the LOC124310785 gene encoding uncharacterized protein LOC124310785 yields MKKLLLVHVHFFFTISANWQLRTLANSIGGGEEVLLKVQNIGNKWHLITFSLFCDQLQFIQFDLTKNRLRFIGGLIYQAFVSSQVLLTILMAILELAEVLRRDTGDATFWIFLILNMLTFTAGLFWFNILIVGLSSYLSGLELAKVYEQILCPILLHLHPKDFSSAFLISSILSRQLLRGKSHVFTAIEAALAMLEAANFAAFLAYSFSSSLKSL; encoded by the exons ATGAAAAAACTGTTACTAGTTcatgtccattttttttttacaatttcagCGAAttggcaacttcggacgttagccaactctattGGCGGTGGCGAGGAGGTTTTACTAAAGGTCCAAAATATCGGCAATAAGTGGCATTTGATTACATTCTCGCTCTTCTGCGACCAACTGCAGTTCATTCAATTCGACTTAACCAA AAATCGGCTGCGCTTTATTGGTGGGCTGATTTATCAGGCCTTTGTCTCATCCCAGGTGCTGTTGACAATTTTAATGGCCATTCTGGAACTCGCGGAAGTCCTGCGACGTGAT ACGGGCGACGCAACCTTTTGGATATTTCTAATTCTGAACATGTTGACGTTTACTGCGGGATTGTTCTGGTTCAACATTCTCATTGTTGGTCTCAGTAGCTACTTATCTGGACTCGAATTGGCCAAAGTTTATG aacaaATATTGTGCCCTATTTTACTTCATTTGCATCCAAAAGACTTTTCATCAgcgtttttaatttcttcaattttgagTCGCCAATTATTACGTGGAAAA TCTCATGTATTTACAGCAATCGAAGCGGCGTTAGCGATGCTTGAAGCTGCCAATTTTGCCGCATTTTTGGCatactctttttcttcttctttaaagtCGTTGTAA